From Cellulosimicrobium sp. ES-005, one genomic window encodes:
- a CDS encoding DUF6098 family protein translates to MPEETSALDALPRLRSLAEVAELVAVVDPLYVRFSGGPAQDRATVSRDHESGCLLPGLSVNPMNPEPWWDRPVEHWVARQLCQYAHLLTPERFPWLLTGEVAGRGPDCEPLLVGVVPAASVDPQVVDEAGRLYREVFDAGDDGT, encoded by the coding sequence GTGCCCGAGGAGACGAGCGCGCTCGACGCCCTGCCGCGCCTGCGGAGCCTGGCGGAGGTCGCCGAGCTCGTCGCGGTCGTGGACCCCCTCTACGTCCGGTTCAGCGGTGGGCCCGCGCAGGACCGCGCGACCGTGAGCCGCGACCACGAGAGCGGCTGCCTGCTGCCGGGCCTCAGCGTCAACCCGATGAACCCCGAGCCGTGGTGGGACCGGCCCGTCGAGCACTGGGTCGCGCGCCAGCTCTGCCAGTACGCGCACCTCCTGACGCCCGAGCGCTTCCCCTGGCTGCTCACCGGCGAGGTCGCGGGGCGCGGGCCCGACTGCGAGCCCCTGCTCGTGGGCGTCGTGCCCGCGGCGTCGGTCGACCCGCAGGTCGTCGACGAGGCGGGGCGTCTCTACCGCGAGGTGTTCGACGCGGGCGACGACGGGACGTGA
- a CDS encoding manganese catalase family protein — MFFHRQELQHQATPDRPDAVYARKLQEVLGGQYGEITVAMQYGFQSWNSHLPGKYRDLLYGIGAEEFGHVEMLATMIAQLLEKAPVGLVEGAVQDDPTVAAIVGGTDPQQAIVAGAGARPVDSNGNPWSAGYVTASGNLLADFTANANAEMQGRLQVARLYHMTDDAGVKDLLAFLLARDTMHQNQWLAAAQELRDEGVEELPVPSTFPLSKEDRDVAYQYINFSDGEHASEGRWASGPTPDGKGEFTYVAEPPAGVPMPPPTIPDERFHGTTRTPSTLDKAKGAVKDALHKD; from the coding sequence ATGTTCTTCCACCGTCAAGAGCTCCAGCACCAGGCCACGCCCGACCGGCCGGACGCCGTCTACGCCCGCAAGCTCCAGGAGGTGCTCGGCGGGCAGTACGGCGAGATCACCGTCGCGATGCAGTACGGCTTCCAGTCCTGGAACTCCCACCTCCCGGGCAAGTACCGCGACCTGCTCTACGGCATCGGCGCCGAGGAGTTCGGTCACGTCGAGATGCTGGCGACGATGATCGCGCAGCTCCTGGAGAAGGCGCCCGTCGGCCTGGTCGAGGGCGCGGTGCAGGACGACCCGACCGTGGCCGCGATCGTCGGCGGGACCGACCCGCAGCAGGCGATCGTCGCGGGCGCGGGCGCCCGGCCGGTCGACTCGAACGGGAACCCGTGGTCGGCGGGCTACGTGACCGCGAGCGGCAACCTGCTCGCCGACTTCACGGCGAACGCGAACGCCGAGATGCAGGGCCGCCTGCAGGTCGCCCGGCTCTACCACATGACCGACGACGCGGGGGTCAAGGACCTCCTGGCCTTCCTGCTCGCGCGCGACACGATGCACCAGAACCAGTGGCTCGCCGCGGCGCAGGAGCTGCGCGACGAGGGCGTCGAGGAGCTGCCCGTGCCCAGCACGTTCCCGCTCTCGAAGGAGGACCGCGACGTCGCGTACCAGTACATCAACTTCTCCGACGGCGAGCACGCGTCCGAGGGACGCTGGGCGAGCGGCCCGACCCCGGACGGCAAGGGCGAGTTCACCTACGTCGCGGAGCCGCCCGCAGGCGTGCCGATGCCGCCGCCCACGATCCCCGACGAGCGGTTCCACGGCACGACGCGCACGCCGTCGACGCTCGACAAGGCCAAGGGCGCCGTCAAGGACGCCCTGCACAAGGACTGA
- a CDS encoding glycosyltransferase yields the protein MRDATYVLPLRRDRFDACATIELSRYLGDLVRHVHVVVADGLPAPVRALHAASWGDAVRTVAVTAPPPGCNGKVVGVLAGLAAATTPAVVLADDDVRWDAPTLDRALAALDEADVVVPQNVFDPAPWHARWDTARSLVNRALGHDWAGTLVLRRDALGPRGYDARVLFENLELERTVLARGGRVAHRPDLVVVRRPPGVGAFLEQRVRQAYDSFAQPARLVAELALAPLLAACVVGAARSDGARRAAGTAAVLVVLGSAVLVAEVGRRTAGGAAAWRPTAALWAPAWLLERAVCVWVALAWRLRGGVPYRGTRIRCAAHSVAALRRATGAGSR from the coding sequence GTGCGTGACGCGACCTACGTGCTCCCGCTGCGCCGCGACCGGTTCGACGCGTGTGCGACGATCGAGCTGTCCCGGTACCTCGGGGACCTCGTGCGCCACGTGCACGTCGTCGTGGCCGACGGGTTGCCGGCCCCCGTGCGCGCGCTCCACGCGGCGTCGTGGGGCGACGCCGTCCGGACGGTCGCGGTCACCGCGCCGCCGCCGGGGTGCAACGGCAAGGTCGTCGGCGTCCTCGCCGGCCTCGCCGCGGCGACCACCCCGGCGGTCGTCCTCGCCGACGACGACGTGCGGTGGGACGCCCCGACGCTCGACCGGGCGCTCGCGGCCCTCGACGAGGCGGACGTCGTCGTGCCGCAGAACGTGTTCGACCCGGCGCCGTGGCACGCGCGGTGGGACACCGCGCGCTCGCTCGTGAACCGTGCGCTCGGCCACGACTGGGCGGGGACGCTCGTGCTGCGCCGTGACGCGCTCGGGCCGCGGGGGTACGACGCCCGGGTGCTGTTCGAGAACCTCGAGCTCGAGCGCACCGTGCTGGCCCGGGGCGGGCGCGTCGCGCACCGTCCGGACCTCGTCGTCGTCCGCCGGCCGCCCGGCGTCGGCGCGTTCCTCGAGCAGCGCGTGCGGCAGGCGTACGACTCGTTCGCCCAGCCCGCGCGCCTGGTCGCCGAGCTCGCGCTGGCGCCGCTCCTGGCCGCGTGCGTCGTCGGGGCGGCGCGCTCGGACGGCGCACGACGCGCGGCGGGGACGGCCGCGGTCCTGGTCGTGCTCGGGAGCGCGGTCCTCGTCGCGGAGGTCGGGCGGCGCACCGCCGGGGGAGCCGCCGCGTGGCGCCCGACGGCGGCCCTCTGGGCGCCCGCGTGGCTGCTGGAGCGCGCGGTGTGCGTGTGGGTCGCGCTCGCGTGGCGCCTCCGTGGGGGAGTGCCCTACCGCGGGACGCGGATCCGCTGCGCCGCGCACTCGGTGGCCGCGCTGCGGCGCGCGACCGGGGCGGGGTCGCGATGA
- a CDS encoding ANTAR domain-containing protein, protein MGIARFPQEFAVRAATILDHGLEVSVTMRQAGVSVRAGSSSDAAARCDQAEALDDAGPCVDAMDVGSRLVVAVADAARWERWSRQARLEGFVSTAAVPATVADDVAVALNLYSRTPDPWTPELLAAADSYAQLVASAVRLRLELAELEDATAGFYRDMSDAVATERAVGAIMQTNQCSAEEARRIIDSASRHRNVSPREVAEQLLRALVVSEPFEPPEPSEPPEPSEDEPGA, encoded by the coding sequence ATGGGTATCGCCCGCTTTCCGCAGGAGTTCGCGGTGCGCGCCGCGACGATCCTCGACCACGGCCTCGAGGTCAGCGTGACGATGCGCCAGGCGGGGGTGAGCGTGCGGGCCGGGAGCAGCAGCGACGCGGCCGCCCGCTGCGACCAGGCCGAGGCGCTCGACGACGCCGGGCCGTGCGTGGACGCCATGGACGTCGGCTCCCGGCTCGTCGTCGCGGTCGCGGACGCGGCGCGGTGGGAGCGCTGGTCGCGCCAGGCGCGCCTGGAGGGCTTCGTCTCGACCGCGGCGGTCCCGGCGACGGTCGCGGACGACGTCGCCGTCGCCCTCAACCTCTACTCCCGCACCCCCGATCCCTGGACCCCGGAGCTGCTCGCCGCGGCCGACTCGTACGCTCAGCTCGTCGCCTCGGCGGTACGCCTGCGCCTCGAGCTCGCCGAGCTCGAGGACGCGACCGCCGGGTTCTACCGCGACATGTCGGACGCCGTCGCCACGGAGCGCGCCGTCGGCGCGATCATGCAGACGAACCAGTGCTCCGCCGAGGAGGCGCGGCGCATCATCGACTCGGCCTCGCGGCACCGGAACGTGAGCCCGCGCGAGGTCGCCGAGCAGCTCCTGCGGGCGCTCGTCGTGTCGGAGCCGTTCGAGCCGCCCGAGCCGTCCGAGCCGCCCGAGCCGTCCGAGGACGAGCCGGGCGCGTGA
- a CDS encoding NAD(P)/FAD-dependent oxidoreductase, giving the protein MGLTTVEAVVVGAGPNGLVAANALADAGWDVLVLEAQETYGGAVRSAQVAAPGFETDLFSAFYPLAAGSPVVRGLHLEDHGLSWSRAPDALAHVLDDGRAAVLRERAVDTAAGLEEFATGDGDAWLELVAGWDRVRDPLLDALFSPLPAAGPVLRVLRRLGAAGTLDLARLAVLPVRRLADETFRGEGGGLLLTGNAMHADVPPDAAGSGVFGWLLAMLGQDVGFPVPTGGAGRLPDALVARLRARGGDVVTGARVDRVHVVRGRAVGVSTADGRHVRARHAVLADVSAPALYLDLVGADRLPPRLVRDLGRFQWDHPTLKVSWALDRPVPWTAPGARSAGTVHLGVDRAGFVDVSAALSRGRVPDRPFLVLGQMTTSDPSRSPAGTESAWAYTHLPHGLRWTREAVADEVQRVEDTVEAAAPGFADAVVGRFVQSPADLEAADANLAGGAVNGGTSAVHQELFLRPTPGLGRPETPVASLYLASASAHPGGGVHGACGWNAARAALAAAGARGALRRALVRTAWARLLREP; this is encoded by the coding sequence GTGGGCCTGACCACCGTCGAAGCCGTCGTCGTCGGCGCGGGGCCCAACGGTCTCGTCGCCGCGAACGCGCTCGCGGACGCGGGCTGGGACGTCCTCGTCCTGGAGGCGCAGGAGACGTACGGCGGCGCGGTCCGCTCCGCCCAGGTCGCCGCGCCGGGGTTCGAGACGGACCTCTTCAGCGCGTTCTACCCGCTCGCGGCCGGGTCGCCCGTCGTCCGGGGGCTCCACCTGGAGGACCACGGGCTGTCGTGGTCGCGCGCACCGGACGCCCTGGCCCACGTACTGGACGACGGTCGGGCCGCCGTCCTGCGCGAGCGGGCGGTGGACACCGCCGCAGGGCTGGAGGAGTTCGCGACCGGGGACGGCGACGCGTGGCTCGAGCTCGTCGCGGGCTGGGACCGCGTGCGCGACCCGCTCCTGGACGCGCTCTTCAGCCCCCTGCCCGCGGCGGGGCCGGTGCTGCGCGTGCTGCGCCGCCTCGGGGCTGCGGGGACGCTCGACCTCGCGCGCCTGGCCGTGCTGCCCGTGCGCCGCCTCGCCGACGAGACGTTCCGCGGCGAGGGCGGCGGCCTGCTCCTCACCGGCAACGCCATGCACGCCGACGTCCCGCCCGACGCCGCCGGCAGCGGCGTGTTCGGCTGGCTGCTCGCGATGCTGGGTCAGGACGTGGGCTTCCCCGTCCCGACGGGCGGCGCCGGGCGCCTCCCGGACGCGCTCGTCGCCCGGCTGCGCGCCCGCGGCGGGGACGTCGTCACCGGCGCGCGGGTCGACCGGGTGCACGTGGTGCGGGGCCGCGCGGTCGGCGTGAGCACGGCCGACGGTCGGCACGTGCGGGCGCGCCACGCGGTCCTCGCCGACGTCAGCGCGCCCGCGCTCTACCTCGACCTCGTGGGTGCCGACCGGCTGCCGCCGCGGCTCGTGCGCGACCTCGGCCGGTTCCAGTGGGACCACCCGACCCTCAAGGTGAGCTGGGCGCTCGACCGGCCCGTGCCCTGGACCGCGCCCGGCGCCCGGTCGGCCGGGACGGTGCACCTCGGGGTCGACCGGGCCGGGTTCGTGGACGTCTCGGCCGCGCTGTCCCGGGGCCGCGTCCCCGACCGGCCGTTCCTCGTGCTCGGGCAGATGACGACCTCCGACCCGTCGCGCTCCCCCGCCGGGACGGAGTCCGCCTGGGCCTACACGCACCTGCCCCACGGCCTGCGCTGGACGCGCGAGGCCGTCGCGGACGAGGTGCAGCGCGTCGAGGACACGGTCGAGGCCGCGGCGCCCGGGTTCGCCGACGCGGTCGTCGGACGCTTCGTGCAGTCTCCGGCCGACCTCGAGGCCGCCGACGCCAACCTGGCGGGCGGGGCCGTCAACGGCGGCACGTCCGCCGTGCACCAGGAGCTGTTCCTGCGGCCGACGCCCGGCCTGGGCCGGCCGGAGACGCCGGTCGCGTCGCTCTACCTCGCGAGCGCGTCCGCCCACCCCGGCGGCGGGGTGCACGGCGCGTGCGGGTGGAACGCGGCGCGCGCCGCGCTCGCCGCCGCGGGCGCCCGCGGGGCGCTCCGGCGCGCGCTCGTGCGGACCGCGTGGGCGCGGCTCCTGCGCGAGCCCTGA
- a CDS encoding SDR family NAD(P)-dependent oxidoreductase, translating into MTAARPARRALPPADRGAALVTGGTSGIGRALAVELARRGDDVLVVADRDVEPTVRDLAVHGGAHEGLAVDLATPRGVETTARRARDLGVSTVALNAGVGVHGAFARTPLEDQLRLLDLNVRSVAHLTHLLLPDLLAEGRGRILVTSSVAGEMPAPHFAGYAASKAFLRSFAWSLRGELAGTGVTVTALLPGPTRTPFFREAGMERTHVGRLPKPRAATVARRAVDALLRGNPEVVTGVQGGVMLAAARVLPQPARAAFHGWFYAPVPASLALAGPSSSPLR; encoded by the coding sequence GTGACCGCGGCACGACCCGCCCGGCGTGCGCTGCCGCCGGCGGACCGCGGCGCCGCCCTCGTGACCGGCGGGACGAGCGGGATCGGGCGCGCGCTCGCGGTCGAGCTCGCCCGCCGCGGGGACGACGTGCTCGTGGTCGCGGACCGCGACGTCGAGCCCACGGTGCGCGACCTCGCCGTGCACGGCGGCGCGCACGAGGGACTGGCGGTCGACCTGGCGACGCCCCGCGGGGTCGAGACGACCGCCCGGCGCGCTCGCGACCTCGGCGTCTCGACCGTCGCCCTCAACGCCGGGGTCGGCGTGCACGGCGCGTTCGCGCGCACCCCGCTCGAGGACCAGCTGCGCCTCCTGGACCTCAACGTGCGCTCGGTGGCGCACCTGACGCACCTGCTCCTGCCGGACCTCCTGGCGGAGGGCCGCGGCCGGATCCTCGTCACGTCGTCCGTCGCCGGGGAGATGCCCGCCCCGCACTTCGCCGGGTACGCCGCCTCGAAGGCGTTCCTGCGCTCCTTCGCGTGGTCGCTGCGCGGCGAGCTCGCCGGGACGGGCGTCACCGTCACCGCGCTCTTGCCGGGCCCGACGCGCACGCCGTTCTTCCGGGAGGCGGGGATGGAGCGCACCCACGTGGGCCGCCTGCCCAAGCCGCGAGCGGCGACCGTGGCGCGGCGGGCGGTGGACGCGCTCCTCCGCGGGAACCCCGAGGTGGTCACGGGCGTCCAGGGCGGCGTGATGCTCGCCGCCGCGCGGGTGCTGCCCCAGCCGGCCCGCGCCGCGTTCCACGGCTGGTTCTACGCGCCCGTCCCGGCCTCGCTCGCCTTGGCGGGGCCGTCGTCGTCACCGCTGCGGTAG
- a CDS encoding zinc-dependent alcohol dehydrogenase, which yields MRALTWQGRERVSVEDVPDPRIEEPTDAVVRVTSTAICGSDLHLYGVLGMFLDAGDVLGHEAMGVVEEVGPEAGGLQVGDRVVVPFTIACGRCWMCERGLQTQCETTQVRSQDKGAALFGYTKLYGQVPGGQAQYLRVPQAQYGPMVVPDDGSPDERYLYLSDVLPTAWQAVEYADVPPGGTVVVLGLGPIGQMSARIALLRGASRVVGVDLVPERRAMAERHGVETLDPSAVDDLAVAVRDLTSGRGADSVIDAVGMEAHGSPLAEATQKVVGLLPDLLSAPLTERAGGDRLAALYTAFDLVRRGGTVSISGVYGGAKDPLPMMQLFDKQLTLRMGQANVRRWTDDVLPLAADVSDPLGVLDLRTHRLPLESAPEAYRTFQRKEDGCIKVVLDPWA from the coding sequence ATGCGAGCACTGACCTGGCAGGGACGCGAGAGGGTGAGCGTCGAGGACGTGCCGGACCCGCGCATCGAGGAGCCGACGGACGCGGTCGTGCGCGTGACGTCGACCGCGATCTGCGGCTCCGACCTGCACCTGTACGGGGTGCTCGGGATGTTCCTCGACGCGGGCGACGTCCTCGGTCACGAGGCGATGGGCGTCGTCGAGGAGGTCGGCCCGGAGGCCGGGGGCCTGCAGGTCGGCGACCGCGTCGTGGTCCCGTTCACCATCGCGTGCGGGCGCTGCTGGATGTGCGAGCGCGGCCTGCAGACCCAGTGCGAGACGACGCAGGTGCGCTCCCAGGACAAGGGCGCCGCGCTCTTCGGGTACACCAAGCTCTACGGCCAGGTTCCCGGCGGGCAGGCGCAGTACCTGCGCGTGCCGCAGGCGCAGTACGGACCGATGGTCGTGCCCGACGACGGCTCCCCGGACGAGCGCTACCTCTACCTGTCGGACGTCCTGCCCACCGCGTGGCAGGCGGTCGAGTACGCCGACGTCCCGCCCGGCGGCACGGTCGTGGTCCTCGGCCTCGGCCCTATCGGGCAGATGTCGGCCCGGATCGCGCTCCTCCGCGGAGCGTCCCGCGTCGTGGGCGTCGACCTCGTCCCCGAGCGGCGCGCGATGGCCGAGCGGCACGGCGTCGAGACCCTCGACCCGTCCGCCGTCGACGACCTCGCCGTGGCGGTGCGCGACCTCACCTCGGGCCGCGGCGCCGACTCCGTCATCGACGCGGTCGGCATGGAGGCCCACGGCTCCCCTCTCGCCGAGGCCACGCAGAAGGTGGTGGGCCTGCTGCCGGACCTGCTGTCGGCGCCCCTCACCGAGCGCGCCGGGGGCGACCGCCTCGCCGCCCTCTACACGGCGTTCGACCTCGTCCGCCGCGGCGGCACGGTCTCGATCTCGGGCGTCTACGGCGGTGCCAAGGACCCGTTGCCGATGATGCAGCTCTTCGACAAGCAGCTGACGCTGCGCATGGGCCAGGCGAACGTGCGCCGGTGGACCGACGACGTCCTCCCCCTCGCGGCCGACGTCTCCGACCCGCTCGGCGTCCTGGACCTGCGCACGCACCGGCTCCCGCTCGAGTCCGCGCCCGAGGCGTACCGCACGTTCCAGCGCAAGGAAGACGGCTGCATCAAGGTCGTGCTCGACCCGTGGGCCTGA
- a CDS encoding DUF2231 domain-containing protein translates to MSEPRSSTTIPDDAGTPVLLRLARRLEDSTALDDLSSAVRGVALAVVPSHGRLREELHGRSLGHALHATLTDVPVGLWTSAAVLDLVGGERSAPAAQRLVGLGVLAVAPTALTGLADYLDVDRRARRVGAVHAALNTGVSLLYGTSWLLRRGGRHRAGVAVSTLGYAVAGASAFLGGHLAQALREPPAEVALGDDDAPDLP, encoded by the coding sequence ATGTCCGAGCCGCGCAGCAGCACCACCATCCCGGACGACGCCGGCACCCCCGTCCTCCTGCGCCTCGCGCGGCGGCTCGAGGACTCGACCGCGCTCGACGACCTCTCCAGCGCCGTCCGCGGCGTGGCGCTCGCCGTCGTCCCCTCCCACGGTCGGCTGCGCGAGGAGCTGCACGGCCGCTCGCTGGGCCACGCGCTCCACGCGACCCTCACCGACGTCCCCGTCGGCCTGTGGACCAGCGCCGCCGTGCTCGACCTCGTCGGGGGCGAGCGGAGCGCCCCGGCGGCGCAGCGGCTGGTCGGGCTGGGCGTGCTGGCCGTCGCGCCGACGGCACTGACCGGTCTCGCCGACTACCTCGACGTCGACCGGCGTGCCCGACGCGTCGGCGCGGTGCACGCGGCGCTCAACACCGGCGTCTCGCTGCTCTACGGGACGTCGTGGCTGCTGCGCCGCGGCGGGCGGCACCGGGCCGGGGTCGCGGTCTCGACGCTCGGCTACGCCGTCGCCGGGGCGAGCGCGTTCCTCGGCGGGCACCTCGCCCAGGCGCTGCGGGAGCCGCCCGCGGAGGTCGCGCTCGGCGACGACGACGCCCCGGACCTGCCGTGA
- a CDS encoding SRPBCC family protein translates to MVTVARAVRCRPDAVLGVLADGWSYATWVVGTARVRAVDDAWPAPGSRILHSVGLWPALLDDETVVRAWEPGRGIDLQARGWPAGEARVRIEVAPTADGCVVRIAEDAEKGPGTLVPRPLRSAVIGPRNVETLRRLAFLAERRNP, encoded by the coding sequence ATGGTGACCGTCGCACGGGCCGTACGGTGCCGCCCGGACGCGGTCCTCGGCGTGCTCGCGGACGGCTGGTCGTACGCGACGTGGGTGGTCGGGACGGCGCGCGTGCGCGCCGTCGACGACGCGTGGCCCGCGCCGGGGTCGCGGATCCTCCACTCGGTCGGGCTCTGGCCCGCGCTGCTCGACGACGAGACCGTCGTACGTGCCTGGGAGCCGGGCCGCGGGATCGACCTGCAGGCACGGGGCTGGCCCGCGGGGGAGGCACGGGTGCGGATCGAGGTGGCGCCCACCGCCGACGGGTGCGTCGTGCGCATCGCCGAGGACGCCGAGAAGGGGCCGGGGACGCTCGTCCCGCGGCCCCTGCGCAGCGCGGTGATCGGCCCGCGGAACGTCGAGACGCTGCGTCGGCTCGCGTTCCTCGCCGAGCGCCGGAACCCGTAG
- a CDS encoding CDGSH iron-sulfur domain-containing protein, which translates to MTGEPRGHAEEVVVTACPDGPLLVRGPARLVDQEGHEIERHRATVALCRCGGTAIPPWCDGTHKVNGYRSGDDDGPAKASEAGTGA; encoded by the coding sequence ATGACGGGCGAACCGCGCGGGCACGCGGAGGAGGTCGTCGTGACGGCCTGCCCCGACGGCCCGCTGCTCGTGCGCGGCCCCGCCCGCCTCGTCGACCAGGAGGGGCACGAGATCGAGCGGCACCGCGCGACCGTCGCGCTGTGCCGCTGCGGCGGCACGGCCATCCCGCCGTGGTGCGACGGCACGCACAAGGTCAACGGCTACCGCAGCGGTGACGACGACGGCCCCGCCAAGGCGAGCGAGGCCGGGACGGGCGCGTAG
- a CDS encoding cytochrome P450 produces MTDTPVDLTTRETGLVLRDVLGPLVAQGAIVRRPRATAWAERRQVDRTARRLLDRLRSRYHGAPLVVRLGARRLVLATRPEHVERILVGSPAPFTPAAWEKRGALGHFQPDGVLISPPEARRERRPENEAVLDTSEPVHHDGDALVAAVEREARDLVATVEASGRLDWDTFAASWWRVVRTVVLGRAARDDERLVAVLDALRRDGNWSWFRPRRPWLRAALERRIAEHVAVAEPGTLAARGRDRDGADAVRRQIPHWLFAFDAAGAATFRALAVASARPVVRERLLAEPVTTGRGPAVLPYARGCVLESVRLWPTTLAILRDATGPVRWGARTFPAGTGFVVLSAYFHRDPGRLSFADAFTPEAWLDGRADADWGLVPFSGGPVSCPGRNVVLLLASHTLVRVARLDLVVGRGRYLARDPLPPTMDHLGLRFGLRGETAPGEAVAPTPTPAPAVA; encoded by the coding sequence ATGACCGACACGCCGGTCGACCTCACGACGCGCGAGACCGGGCTCGTCCTGCGGGACGTGCTCGGTCCGCTCGTCGCCCAGGGCGCGATCGTGCGCCGTCCCCGCGCGACCGCGTGGGCGGAGCGTCGCCAGGTGGACCGCACGGCCCGCCGGCTGCTGGACCGCCTGCGCTCCCGGTACCACGGGGCTCCGCTCGTGGTCCGGCTCGGTGCGCGCCGGCTCGTCCTGGCCACCCGGCCCGAGCACGTCGAGCGGATCCTCGTCGGGTCGCCGGCGCCGTTCACCCCGGCGGCGTGGGAGAAGCGGGGGGCGCTCGGGCACTTCCAGCCCGACGGCGTCCTGATCTCCCCGCCCGAGGCACGACGCGAGCGCCGTCCCGAGAACGAGGCGGTGCTCGACACGTCCGAGCCCGTGCACCACGACGGCGACGCCCTGGTCGCGGCGGTCGAGCGGGAGGCGCGAGACCTCGTCGCGACGGTCGAGGCGTCGGGCCGACTCGACTGGGACACGTTCGCGGCCTCGTGGTGGCGTGTGGTCCGCACCGTCGTCCTCGGGCGCGCGGCCCGGGACGACGAGCGGCTCGTCGCCGTCCTCGACGCGCTGCGCCGTGACGGGAACTGGTCCTGGTTCCGGCCGCGCCGCCCGTGGCTGCGGGCGGCCCTGGAACGCCGGATCGCCGAGCACGTCGCCGTGGCCGAGCCGGGCACCCTCGCCGCGCGCGGGCGTGACAGGGACGGGGCGGACGCCGTGCGCCGCCAGATCCCCCACTGGCTCTTCGCGTTCGACGCCGCGGGCGCCGCCACGTTCCGCGCGCTGGCCGTGGCGTCCGCTCGCCCGGTCGTCCGCGAGCGCCTCCTCGCGGAGCCGGTCACGACCGGACGTGGGCCCGCCGTGCTGCCGTACGCGCGGGGGTGCGTGCTGGAGTCGGTCCGGCTGTGGCCCACGACGCTCGCGATCCTGCGCGACGCGACGGGTCCGGTGCGCTGGGGCGCGCGCACCTTCCCGGCGGGGACGGGGTTCGTCGTGCTCAGCGCGTACTTCCACCGGGACCCCGGGCGCCTGTCGTTCGCCGACGCGTTCACGCCGGAGGCGTGGCTCGACGGCCGGGCCGACGCCGACTGGGGGCTCGTCCCGTTCAGCGGCGGCCCGGTGTCCTGCCCGGGCCGCAACGTGGTGCTCCTCCTGGCGTCGCACACGCTCGTGCGCGTCGCCCGCCTCGACCTCGTCGTCGGCCGGGGGCGCTACCTCGCGCGGGACCCGCTCCCGCCGACGATGGACCACCTGGGCCTGCGGTTCGGGCTCCGCGGGGAGACGGCCCCGGGCGAGGCGGTGGCGCCCACGCCGACGCCCGCCCCGGCGGTCGCGTAG